One Megalops cyprinoides isolate fMegCyp1 chromosome 17, fMegCyp1.pri, whole genome shotgun sequence DNA window includes the following coding sequences:
- the LOC118792508 gene encoding 5-hydroxytryptamine receptor 1E, translating to MDRHLRDSSGVLNISNCTGAAGDTLRPKMVTERTVVVVVLAALTLLTTLVNSGVIMAICTTRKLHLPANYLICSLAVTDFLVAILVMPLSVLYIATETWWLGHALCEAWLSLDMTCCTCSILHLCVIALDRYWAITNAIEYARKRTARRAAAMVGAVWVLSVFISVPPLFWRQSHGAGDHARCVIEHDHVGYTIYSTFGAFYIPMTLILVLYYRIYSTAKTLYQKRGSSRHLSSRSMDSQNSLSHCRMAHAFCVSDLSNSDPTLEFDRLNVTIRFPPLEGEPEGACERNQICTSRERKAARILGLILGAFVLCWLPFFIKELLVGLRLLHPSPQVSDLLTWLGYINSLINPLLYTSFNEDFKLAFKKLVRCKEHV from the coding sequence ATGGACAGGCATCTGAGGGACAGCTCTGGGGTCCTGAACATCTCGAACTGTACGGGAGCGGCCGGGGACACCCTCCGGCCCAAGATGGTGACGGAGAGgacggtggtggtggtggtgctggccGCCCTGACGCTCCTCACCACTCTGGTGAACAGCGGCGTCATCATGGCCATCTGCACCACCCGGAAGCTGCACCTGCCGGCCAACTACCTCATCTGCTCGCTGGCCGTCACTGACTTCCTGGTGGCCATCCTGGTGATGCCGCTGAGCGTGCTGTACATCGCCACGGAGACGTGGTGGCTGGGGCATGCGCTGTGCGAGGCCTGGCTCAGCCTGGACATGACCTGCTGCACCTGCTCCATCCTGCACCTGTGCGTTATCGCCCTCGACCGCTACTGGGCCATCACCAACGCCATCGAGTACGCCCGCAAGCGCACCGCCCGCCGGGCCGCCGCCATGGTGGGCGCCGTCTGGGTCCTGTCCGTCTTCATCTCCGTCCCGCCCCTCTTCTGGAGGCAGAGCCACGGCGCCGGCGACCACGCCCGCTGCGTCATCGAGCACGACCACGTGGGCTACACCATCTACTCCACCTTCGGGGCCTTCTACATCCCCATGACCCTCATTCTGGTGCTGTACTACCGCATCTACAGCACCGCCAAGACGCTGTACCAGAAGCGCGGCTCCAGCAGGCACCTGAGCAGCCGCAGCATGGACAGCCAGAACTCGCTGAGCCACTGCCGCATGGCGCACGCCTTCTGCGTGTCCGACCTCTCCAACTCCGACCCCACGCTGGAGTTCGACCGGCTCAACGTCACCATTCGCTTCCCGCCCTTGGAGGGGGAGCCGGAGGGGGCCTGCGAGAGGAACCAGATCTGCACGTCCCGGGAGAGGAAGGCGGCCCGCATCCTGGGGCTGATCCTGGGGGCCTTTGTGCTCTGCTGGCTCCCCTTCTTCATCAAGGAGCTGCTGGTGGGGCTGCGCCtgctgcacccctccccccaggtgTCCGACCTGCTCACCTGGCTGGGCTACATCAACTCCCTCATCAACCCGCTGCTCTACACCAGCTTCAACGAGGACTTCAAGCTGGCCTTTAAGAAGCTGGTCAGGTGCAAAGAGCATGTGTAG